In Phormidium yuhuli AB48, one genomic interval encodes:
- the zds gene encoding 9,9'-di-cis-zeta-carotene desaturase — MRVAIAGAGLAGLTTAVNLADAGHEVEIFESRPFVGGKVGSWVDADGNHIEMGLHVFFGCYYNLFALMEKVGALEALRLKEHTHTFINEGGRVGELDFRFFTGAPFNGLKAFFTTSQLSLQDKLQNSLALGTSPIVRGLVDFEGAMKTIRDLDRISFADWFRSHGGNNGSLKRMWDPIAYALGFIDTENISARCMLTIFQFFAARTEASVLRMLEGSPHTYLHQPILDYLQERGTKIHTRRRVRQIKFSDHGGHTEVDAIVVAQGETEEIIEADAYVFACDVPGIQKILPPEWRQWPEFDNIYKLDTVPVATVQLRFDGWVTELQDAQKRQQLQEAAGLDNLLYTPDADFSCFADLALTSPGDYYKPGEGSLMQLVLTPGDPFIKQSNEQIAHHVLEQVRSLFPSARDLNMTWYSVVKLAQSLYREAPGMDVYRPSQRTPINNVFLAGSYTQQDYIDSMEGATLSGNQAAQAILEEFARR; from the coding sequence ATGCGAGTTGCGATCGCCGGTGCCGGACTTGCCGGACTCACCACAGCCGTCAACCTAGCCGATGCCGGCCATGAAGTGGAAATCTTTGAATCCCGTCCCTTCGTCGGCGGTAAGGTAGGCAGTTGGGTGGATGCCGACGGCAACCATATCGAAATGGGGCTGCATGTCTTCTTCGGCTGCTACTACAATCTCTTTGCCCTCATGGAAAAGGTGGGCGCCTTAGAGGCCCTACGCCTGAAAGAGCATACCCACACCTTTATTAATGAAGGGGGACGAGTGGGAGAACTGGACTTTCGTTTCTTCACCGGCGCACCCTTCAACGGCCTCAAAGCCTTCTTTACCACCTCGCAACTCTCCCTACAAGACAAGTTGCAAAACTCCCTGGCCCTGGGAACCAGTCCCATCGTGCGCGGCCTAGTGGATTTCGAGGGGGCCATGAAAACCATTCGCGACCTCGATCGCATCAGCTTCGCCGACTGGTTTCGCTCCCACGGGGGCAACAACGGCAGCCTCAAGCGGATGTGGGACCCCATCGCCTACGCCCTCGGCTTCATCGATACCGAGAACATCTCCGCCCGTTGCATGTTGACCATCTTCCAATTCTTTGCCGCCCGCACAGAAGCCTCCGTCTTGCGGATGTTGGAAGGGTCCCCTCATACCTATCTCCATCAACCCATCCTCGACTATCTCCAGGAACGGGGAACGAAAATTCATACCCGCCGCCGGGTGCGTCAGATTAAATTTAGTGACCATGGCGGCCACACCGAAGTTGATGCCATTGTCGTGGCCCAGGGAGAAACGGAGGAAATCATCGAAGCCGATGCCTATGTTTTCGCCTGTGACGTGCCGGGAATCCAAAAAATCCTGCCCCCGGAATGGCGTCAATGGCCCGAGTTCGACAATATCTATAAGCTTGATACCGTTCCCGTGGCGACGGTACAACTGCGGTTTGACGGTTGGGTGACGGAACTGCAAGATGCCCAGAAACGGCAACAACTGCAAGAGGCGGCGGGATTGGATAATCTCCTCTATACCCCCGACGCGGATTTCTCCTGTTTTGCCGATTTAGCCCTCACCAGTCCTGGGGACTATTACAAACCCGGAGAGGGGTCCTTGATGCAGTTAGTTCTGACTCCCGGAGACCCCTTTATCAAACAAAGCAACGAACAGATTGCCCATCATGTCTTGGAACAGGTGCGATCGCTCTTCCCCTCAGCCCGGGACTTGAACATGACCTGGTATAGTGTCGTCAAACTAGCTCAATCCCTCTATCGAGAAGCCCCTGGGATGGATGTCTATCGTCCCAGTCAACGCACCCCCATTAATAATGTCTTCCTAGCGGGCAGTTACACCCAGCAGGATTATATCGATAGTATGGAGGGAGCAACACTCTCGGGAAATCAGGCCGCCCAAGCCATTTTAGAAGAGTTTGCCCGCCGTTAA